Proteins found in one Syngnathus acus chromosome 9, fSynAcu1.2, whole genome shotgun sequence genomic segment:
- the zbtb26 gene encoding zinc finger and BTB domain-containing protein 26, protein MAQNQVILQFHFATFGDSMLQKMNLLRQQRRFCDVTVRINQLTVPGHKVVFAAGSSFLRDQFFLQQDSNEVQISMIQEATVGQQLLLSCYTGQLEFPELELVNYLTVASFLQMGHIVEQCTQALNKFIKPQTSHRLEDSEIRRASKEQALKEQENCQVQTVQKGELVEDDISTDDDDDDEDDVIIQPKSPPLISDAPPRYDVEESDISIVKVESMEPTFPSSSPAALRSPEPQHSLINSTVDSRGSEMMAPPSLPDDPSSPSSPSNPADRPGVHQRSYDKPLQWYHQCPKCSRVFRQLEKYANHLKMHKLFMCLLCGKTFTQKGNLHRHMRVHAGIKPFQCKICGKTFTQKCSLLDHLNLHSGDKPHRCNYCDMMFAHKPVLRKHLKQIHGKNSFDNAHEGNLHDGGPEENDTTGPFFIHSNNYEKDLKEAYYGKLTF, encoded by the coding sequence ATGGCCCAGAACCAGGTGATCCTGCAGTTTCACTTTGCCACGTTTGGCGACTCCATGCTACAGAAGATGAACCTCCTTCGACAACAGCGACGCttctgtgacgtcactgtaCGCATCAACCAGCTTACAGTTCCCGGTCATAAGGTGGTTTTTGCCGCTGGTTCATCTTTCCTTCGAGACCAATTCTTCCTTCAGCAGGACTCCAATGAAGTGCAGATCTCCATGATTCAGGAGGCAACGGTTGGccagcagctgctgctgtccTGCTACACGGGCCAACTTGAGTTTCCTGAACTAGAGCTGGTGAATTACCTGACAGTGGCCAGCTTCCTCCAAATGGGCCACATTGTTGAGCAGTGTACTCAAGCACTAAATAAGTTCATCAAGCCACAAACTTCCCACAGGCTGGAAGATAGTGAGATAAGAAGGGCAAGCAAGGAGCAAGCTTTGAAAGAACAGGAAAACTGCCAGGTGCAGACTGTCCAGAAGGGGGAGCTCGTAGAGGATGATATCAGTaccgatgatgacgacgatgatgaagatgatgtcaTTATACAACCCAAATCCCCTCCTCTGATTTCGGACGCACCGCCCAGGTATGATGTGGAAGAGAGTGACATAAGCATAGTCAAGGTGGAGTCTATGGAGCCTACCTTTCCCAGCAGCTCTCCAGCTGCCCTGCGCTCACCCGAGCCCCAACATTCCCTCATCAATTCCACAGTAGACAGTCGAGGGAGCGAAATGATGGCGCCCCCTAGCTTGCCAGATGACCCCTCCAGTCCCTCTTCGCCGTCCAATCCTGCAGATAGACCCGGCGTTCACCAGAGGAGTTATGACAAACCCCTCCAGTGGTACCACCAGTGTCCCAAGTGCAGCCGCGTCTTCCGGCAGCTGGAAAAATATGCCAACCACCTGAAGATGCACAAGCTCTTTATGTGCCTGCTGTGTGGCAAGACCTTCACGCAGAAGGGCAACCTGCATCGACACATGCGCGTCCACGCGGGCATCAAACCCTTCCAGTGTAAGATCTGTGGGAAGACCTTCACCCAAAAGTGCTCTTTACTGGATCACCTGAATCTGCACAGCGGGGACAAGCCTCACCGCTGTAACTACTGTGACATGATGTTCGCTCACAAGCCTGTTCTCCGCAAGCACCTCAAACAGATCCACGGCAAGAACAGCTTTGACAACGCACACGAAGGTAACCTGCACGACGGTGGGCCTGAGGAGAATGACACCACCGGGCCCTTTTTCATTCACTCGAACAATTATGAGAAAGACCTAAAGGAAGCATACTatggaaaattgactttttaa
- the gucd1 gene encoding protein GUCD1, which produces MTDDALLLDVPVIQQLYHWDCGLACSRMVLKYLHPISDEQFQRACWDLKMTESVWTIDLAYLMCHLGIKHCFCTQTLGVDKGFRNQSFYKKHFDAEENRVNELFLKAEGKGVVVKKCSVSIQEIESHLEESHVAIVLINAVILTCELCSAPVKYCCFLPVGQKCFCRKPEYQGHFVVLRGFNRTTGCILYNNPAYSDRVCCTTVSNFEEARRSYGTDEDILFIFKAS; this is translated from the exons ATGACAG ATGATGCCCTCCTACTGGATGTGCCTGTCATTCAGCAGCTGTACCACTGGGACTGTGGTTTAGCTTGCTCCAGGATGGTACTCAA GTACCTGCACCCCATCAGTGATGAGCAGTTTCAGAGAGCCTGCTGGGACCTGAAAATGACTGAGAGCGTGTGGACGATTGACCTGGCCTACCTCATGTGCCATCTAGGGATCAAGCATTGTTTTTGCACACAGACGCTGGGAGTTGATAAGGGCTTTAGGAATCAG TCCTTTTATAAGAAGCATTTTGATGCTGAAGAAAATCGAGTGAATGAGCTTTTCCTTAAAGCAGAGGGCAAAGGTGTGGTTGTGAAGAAATG CTCCGTGTCCATTCAGGAAATCGAGTCTCATCTAGAAGAGAGCCACGTTGCTATCGTGCTCATCAACGCTGTCATCCTCACTTGCGAACTCTGCTCTGCACCTGTCAAATACTGCTGCTTCCTTCCTGTGGGCCAGAAGTGTTTCTGCAGGAAACCAGAGTATCAAGGGCATTTTGTCGTGCTGCGCGGCTTCAACAGGACCACCGGCTGCATCTTGTACAATAACCCTGCATATTCTGACC GGGTGTGCTGCACCACTGTCAGTAACTTTGAGGAGGCACGTCGGAGCTACGGGACAGATGAGGACAttctcttcatttttaaaGCGAGCTGA